The following are encoded in a window of Kaistia algarum genomic DNA:
- the budA gene encoding acetolactate decarboxylase, which yields MHHTGYTIPASLRASLDAESARTGRGIDSIIRDALSQYFETSLHTVFQVSTSGALVAGVSDREVSVGALLDHGDFGLGTFTGLDGEMILLEGHAYRADVNGDVLRVAPDAGTPFAIVTRFSPEQQATLGPVRSFAELESACDPLRGSGNIFYALRLDGRFARVKARSIGPQAPGTRLAEAAKGQHEFTFTGMEGTLVGIWSPEFSGPFSVAGYHFHFISADRLHGGHVLDVDAEGLKLQIEPLSNFHLALPETEAYLRATIGGNTAAELATAERGR from the coding sequence ATGCACCATACGGGCTACACGATACCGGCGTCGCTGCGCGCGTCGCTCGATGCCGAGAGTGCCAGAACCGGCCGCGGCATCGACAGCATCATCCGCGATGCCCTGTCGCAATATTTCGAGACGTCGCTCCACACCGTCTTCCAGGTCTCGACCTCCGGCGCGCTCGTGGCCGGCGTCTCGGATCGAGAGGTCAGCGTCGGCGCGCTGCTCGACCACGGCGATTTCGGCCTCGGCACCTTCACCGGGCTCGACGGCGAGATGATCCTGCTGGAGGGCCACGCCTATCGTGCCGACGTGAATGGCGACGTCTTGCGGGTTGCGCCCGATGCGGGCACGCCCTTTGCGATCGTCACGCGTTTCAGCCCGGAACAGCAGGCGACGCTCGGCCCAGTCCGCAGCTTCGCGGAGCTCGAATCCGCCTGCGATCCGCTGCGCGGCTCCGGCAACATCTTCTACGCGCTGAGGCTCGACGGCCGCTTCGCTCGCGTGAAGGCGCGCTCGATCGGCCCGCAGGCGCCGGGGACCCGCCTTGCCGAGGCCGCCAAGGGGCAGCACGAATTCACCTTCACGGGTATGGAGGGAACGCTGGTGGGCATCTGGTCGCCGGAATTCTCCGGGCCGTTCAGCGTCGCGGGCTATCATTTCCACTTCATCTCGGCCGACCGCCTTCATGGCGGCCATGTCCTCGATGTGGATGCCGAGGGCCTCAAGCTGCAGATCGAGCCGCTGAGCAATTTCCACCTCGCTCTGCCGGAAACCGAGGCCTATCTCCGCGCGACGATCGGCGGCAACACCGCCGCCGAACTCGCCACTGCCGAGCGGGGCCGTTAG
- a CDS encoding ADP-ribosylglycohydrolase family protein codes for MKAWEFARDLLRNAEPVLRSEEEQTWDASEAIAGQDFWVRMFWQSNVPGSGAPESLAVAAVQSLENKGWVVPAENALWLEKGLAAVDEGDMEALHVAHSRLKAVLRQAKPDPEHPSQKTKRFSSFAEYEAAVSFPPDVAYDVEGKDFEDRIAAGWWGQIIGAAVGTALEGYTTEKLEKAFGRIDRYMRPPNTYNDDITFELAFLYAFALKGHAITSADVGDYWVSLIPVAWSAEAVALENLRRGVYPPESALDGNPFDEWIGAQMRGAIVGMVAPGRAREAARLAWLDAEVSHTGNGILGEVFNAVLVARAFVETDMRKLAAETVELMPADTEYGAVVRFALDAARKSADWKSAWALCDAEYVEYNWIHAYPNAAAQVIALWFGQGDFDETLAIIGGCGHDVDCNAAQMLAAVAIAKGFASIDKRWIDPIGDELVTYMRRPAKTTTSAVCAMTVDAVRSARS; via the coding sequence ATGAAAGCCTGGGAATTTGCCCGCGACCTGCTGCGTAACGCCGAGCCCGTGCTCCGCAGCGAGGAAGAGCAGACCTGGGACGCCTCCGAGGCGATCGCCGGCCAGGATTTCTGGGTGCGCATGTTCTGGCAATCCAATGTGCCGGGCTCCGGCGCGCCGGAGAGCCTCGCCGTCGCGGCGGTGCAATCGCTCGAAAACAAGGGCTGGGTCGTTCCGGCCGAGAATGCGCTGTGGCTCGAAAAGGGCCTCGCCGCCGTCGACGAGGGCGACATGGAGGCGCTGCATGTCGCCCATTCCCGCCTCAAGGCCGTGCTGCGCCAGGCGAAGCCCGACCCGGAGCACCCGTCGCAGAAGACGAAGCGCTTCTCCTCCTTCGCGGAGTACGAGGCGGCGGTGAGCTTTCCGCCGGATGTCGCCTATGACGTCGAGGGCAAGGATTTCGAGGACCGCATCGCCGCCGGCTGGTGGGGCCAGATCATCGGCGCGGCCGTCGGGACCGCGCTCGAAGGCTACACGACCGAGAAGCTCGAAAAGGCCTTCGGCAGGATCGATCGCTATATGCGGCCGCCGAACACCTACAACGACGACATCACCTTCGAACTCGCCTTCCTCTATGCCTTCGCGCTCAAGGGCCACGCGATCACCAGCGCCGATGTCGGCGATTATTGGGTAAGCCTCATTCCCGTCGCCTGGTCGGCCGAGGCGGTGGCGCTCGAAAATCTGCGCCGCGGCGTCTATCCGCCGGAGAGCGCACTCGACGGCAATCCGTTCGACGAATGGATCGGTGCGCAGATGCGCGGCGCGATCGTCGGCATGGTGGCGCCCGGCCGCGCCCGCGAGGCGGCGCGCCTCGCCTGGCTCGACGCCGAGGTCTCACATACCGGCAACGGCATTCTCGGCGAGGTGTTCAACGCCGTGCTCGTCGCGCGCGCCTTCGTCGAGACGGATATGAGGAAGCTCGCCGCCGAGACCGTCGAGCTGATGCCGGCCGACACCGAATACGGCGCCGTCGTCCGCTTCGCGCTCGATGCGGCCCGGAAATCGGCCGACTGGAAGAGCGCCTGGGCGCTCTGCGACGCGGAATATGTCGAATATAACTGGATCCACGCCTATCCGAACGCGGCGGCGCAGGTGATCGCGCTCTGGTTCGGCCAGGGCGATTTCGACGAAACGCTCGCCATTATCGGCGGCTGCGGCCACGACGTCGACTGCAACGCGGCGCAGATGCTGGCTGCCGTCGCAATCGCCAAGGGCTTCGCCTCGATCGACAAGCGCTGGATCGACCCGATCGGCGACGAACTCGTGACCTATATGCGCCGCCCGGCGAAAACGACGACCAGCGCGGTCTGCGCCATGACGGTCGATGCGGTGCGGAGCGCGCGATCCTGA
- a CDS encoding cupin domain-containing protein, which yields MNAPIAPATPASKAGSTIHLLGTLVTFRATAADTEGAFSLVEAKTAPGQGTPPHIQRDDAEAFFVLEGEFEFMVAGGVSRGGPGTFHYIPRGVPHGFSNPGDKPARMLIINLPGGLHENFFVEAGDPVADAVNFPPMSPPDIPRLIAAAGRYGIEMLPPA from the coding sequence ATGAACGCCCCAATTGCCCCTGCGACCCCGGCTTCGAAAGCCGGCTCCACGATCCATCTGCTCGGCACGCTCGTCACCTTCCGGGCGACGGCCGCCGACACGGAAGGCGCCTTCTCGCTGGTCGAGGCGAAGACGGCCCCCGGCCAGGGCACGCCGCCGCATATCCAGCGCGACGACGCTGAGGCCTTCTTCGTGCTCGAGGGCGAGTTCGAATTCATGGTGGCGGGCGGGGTCTCGCGCGGCGGGCCGGGCACGTTCCACTATATTCCGCGCGGTGTCCCGCACGGCTTCTCCAATCCGGGCGACAAGCCGGCACGCATGCTGATCATCAACCTGCCGGGCGGGCTGCACGAGAACTTCTTCGTCGAGGCCGGCGATCCGGTCGCCGATGCCGTGAACTTCCCGCCGATGAGCCCGCCGGATATTCCTCGCCTCATCGCCGCGGCCGGCCGATACGGCATCGAGATGCTGCCGCCGGCCTGA
- a CDS encoding TetR/AcrR family transcriptional regulator: MSSQEGFERVAQKQRTRSALLEATREWLAEGKHPTVAEAADRAKISRATAYRYFSAPDAMAQEAVLDAIAREFAAVNFADAPTDADLAGRAEFVVSGILRMVLAHEALFRTFLSVSVGGGSRPAAPRGGRRLGWIREALAPRLGDLDAARQERLVTGLALLTGIETIIVLRDVCGLGEDVIEATARDLARTLVAGVMAE; this comes from the coding sequence TTGAGTAGTCAAGAGGGTTTCGAGCGCGTGGCGCAGAAGCAGCGGACGCGCAGCGCGCTGCTGGAAGCGACGCGGGAATGGCTGGCGGAGGGGAAGCACCCGACGGTCGCCGAGGCGGCCGACCGCGCGAAAATTTCGCGCGCAACGGCGTATCGCTATTTCTCGGCGCCCGACGCCATGGCGCAGGAAGCGGTGCTCGACGCCATCGCGCGCGAGTTCGCCGCGGTGAATTTCGCCGATGCGCCGACGGATGCCGATCTTGCCGGCAGGGCCGAATTCGTCGTCTCGGGGATCTTGCGGATGGTGCTCGCCCATGAGGCGCTGTTCCGCACCTTCCTCAGCGTCTCGGTCGGCGGGGGATCGCGCCCGGCGGCGCCGCGCGGCGGCCGGCGTCTCGGCTGGATCCGCGAGGCGCTGGCGCCCCGGCTGGGCGATCTCGATGCCGCCCGGCAGGAGCGGCTGGTGACCGGCCTCGCGCTCCTCACCGGAATCGAGACGATCATCGTGCTCCGCGATGTCTGCGGACTGGGCGAAGACGTGATCGAGGCGACGGCCCGCGACCTGGCGCGAACGCTGGTCGCCGGCGTGATGGCCGAATAG
- a CDS encoding type II toxin-antitoxin system VapC family toxin yields the protein MAAYVLDASALIAFLRREPGAEIVERVVGDSSISAVNWSEVVASFSRGTTLADAVRSTLAALSPPIIPFDAELAVEAGLIAQATRSAGLSLGDRACLALAKRLGVPDLTADRAWATIAEAAGVEIVLIR from the coding sequence GTGGCAGCGTACGTCCTCGACGCCTCGGCCCTGATCGCCTTCCTGCGCCGCGAGCCGGGCGCAGAGATCGTCGAGCGGGTCGTTGGCGATAGTTCGATCTCGGCGGTCAATTGGAGCGAAGTCGTCGCCAGCTTCTCGCGCGGCACAACGCTGGCCGACGCGGTCCGCTCGACGCTGGCAGCGCTTTCGCCGCCGATCATACCTTTTGATGCCGAACTCGCCGTTGAAGCGGGATTGATAGCTCAAGCCACCCGGTCCGCCGGCCTCTCGCTCGGCGATCGCGCCTGCCTGGCGCTCGCCAAGCGCCTCGGCGTTCCCGATCTCACCGCCGACCGTGCGTGGGCAACCATTGCTGAGGCGGCCGGCGTCGAGATCGTCCTGATCCGCTGA
- a CDS encoding AbrB/MazE/SpoVT family DNA-binding domain-containing protein: MQDVRVRISDSGEVSLPAEFLEQLGLRTGDTVVVNVDDGDIWIRAAGKPLHPAQLLVKELEKKYGSLPTVDEFIAWRREEAAREEAEWDEWQRTSSTPRP, from the coding sequence ATGCAGGACGTCAGGGTCAGAATATCCGATAGCGGCGAAGTGAGCCTGCCCGCCGAGTTTCTTGAACAACTCGGCCTGCGGACGGGGGATACTGTTGTTGTCAACGTCGACGACGGCGATATCTGGATCAGAGCCGCCGGCAAACCGCTGCATCCTGCACAACTCCTGGTCAAGGAGCTTGAGAAGAAATACGGATCGCTTCCCACCGTCGACGAATTTATCGCCTGGCGTCGGGAAGAGGCGGCGCGCGAAGAGGCGGAGTGGGATGAGTGGCAGCGTACGTCCTCGACGCCTCGGCCCTGA
- the glcF gene encoding glycolate oxidase subunit GlcF: MQTSFTLAQLADPDTRESEKILRTCVHCGFCTATCPTYLLLGDELDSPRGRIYLIKDMLEGSKPANDEVVKHVDRCLSCLSCMTTCPSGVNYMHLVDHARAHIEETYNRPFADKAIRATIAAVLPYRSRFRLALVGAAIARPFAGVVAKIPGFERIGAMLKLAPRFPHGRTASEGPGVFPSGAAKRGRVALLSGCVQPVLDPSINEATIRLLNRVGVEVVIAKGESCCGSLAHHMGKSDQSHAQARQTIDAWIAEMDGEGLDAIIITASGCGTTIKDYGFMFREDSAYAEKARRVSGIAKDITEYLESLKLDPVAAPAPLTVAYHSACSMQHGQQIKTAPKTLLQKAGFTVRDVPEGHICCGSAGTYNMLQPKLSQQLKARKLGNIAKVAPDIVATGNIGCMTQLSDGAGVPVVHTIELLDWAYGGPKPAGVA, from the coding sequence ATGCAAACCTCCTTCACCCTCGCCCAGCTCGCCGATCCGGACACCCGCGAATCCGAGAAGATCTTGCGGACCTGCGTCCATTGCGGTTTCTGCACCGCGACGTGCCCGACCTATCTGCTGCTCGGCGACGAGCTCGATTCGCCGCGCGGGCGCATCTATCTGATCAAGGACATGCTGGAGGGGTCGAAGCCGGCCAATGACGAGGTCGTCAAGCATGTCGACCGCTGTCTTTCCTGCCTCTCCTGCATGACGACCTGCCCCTCGGGGGTGAACTATATGCATCTCGTCGATCATGCCCGCGCGCATATCGAGGAGACCTATAATCGGCCCTTCGCGGACAAGGCGATCCGCGCGACGATCGCTGCGGTCCTGCCCTATCGCAGCCGCTTCCGTCTCGCGCTTGTCGGCGCTGCGATCGCGCGTCCCTTTGCCGGCGTCGTGGCGAAGATCCCCGGCTTCGAGCGCATCGGCGCGATGCTGAAGCTCGCGCCGCGCTTTCCGCATGGCCGGACGGCGTCGGAAGGGCCGGGCGTATTCCCGTCCGGGGCCGCGAAGCGCGGACGCGTCGCGCTGCTTTCGGGCTGCGTGCAGCCGGTGCTGGACCCCTCGATCAACGAGGCGACGATCCGCCTCCTGAACCGCGTCGGTGTCGAGGTGGTGATCGCCAAGGGGGAGAGCTGCTGCGGTTCGCTCGCCCATCACATGGGTAAATCCGACCAGTCGCATGCGCAGGCGCGACAGACGATCGACGCCTGGATCGCCGAGATGGATGGCGAAGGCCTCGACGCGATCATCATCACCGCGTCGGGCTGCGGCACGACGATCAAGGATTACGGCTTCATGTTCCGCGAGGACTCGGCCTATGCCGAGAAGGCGCGCCGCGTCTCGGGAATAGCCAAGGACATCACGGAATATCTCGAGAGCTTGAAGCTCGATCCGGTCGCGGCGCCGGCGCCGCTCACCGTCGCCTATCATTCGGCCTGTTCGATGCAGCACGGCCAGCAGATCAAGACGGCGCCGAAGACGCTGCTGCAGAAGGCCGGCTTCACCGTCCGCGACGTGCCCGAGGGCCATATCTGCTGCGGCTCGGCCGGAACCTACAACATGCTGCAGCCCAAGCTCTCGCAGCAATTGAAGGCGCGCAAGCTCGGCAACATCGCCAAGGTTGCCCCCGACATCGTCGCGACCGGCAATATCGGCTGCATGACCCAGCTCTCGGACGGCGCCGGGGTCCCGGTGGTGCACACGATCGAATTGCTCGACTGGGCCTATGGCGGTCCGAAACCGGCGGGCGTGGCGTAG
- a CDS encoding endonuclease domain-containing protein, with amino-acid sequence MPADPPLQLSSTMGERAGLSSSSMPVRSTVTFFSLPPCGGGRGRGVGCRGIGRRAMSDDGRKRSTKPVAPLLRQRSHELRQVMSEPEQIIWKHLRAHRFHGLGFRRQVPIAGYVVDFVCHERRLIVEIDGATHAADDAIRRDEVRTRRLEAEGYRVVRYWNNDVMTNIEGVLLDLADVLDPGRME; translated from the coding sequence ATGCCTGCCGACCCCCCTCTCCAGCTCTCCTCCACAATGGGGGAGAGGGCCGGCCTGAGTTCTTCATCAATGCCAGTGAGATCGACGGTTACTTTTTTCTCCCTCCCCCCTTGTGGGGGAGGGCGGGGGAGGGGGGTCGGCTGCCGAGGCATAGGGAGGCGCGCGATGTCGGATGACGGCAGGAAGCGCTCGACAAAGCCGGTCGCTCCACTCCTGAGGCAGAGATCCCACGAACTCCGTCAGGTTATGTCGGAGCCGGAGCAGATCATCTGGAAGCACCTCCGCGCGCATCGCTTCCATGGGCTCGGCTTTCGCCGGCAGGTTCCGATCGCCGGCTACGTCGTCGATTTCGTCTGCCATGAACGACGTCTGATCGTCGAAATCGATGGCGCGACCCATGCCGCTGACGACGCCATCCGTAGAGATGAAGTTCGCACCCGTCGCCTGGAAGCCGAAGGTTATCGTGTCGTTCGCTATTGGAACAATGACGTCATGACCAACATCGAGGGCGTCCTGCTCGATCTCGCCGATGTGCTCGATCCGGGGAGGATGGAGTGA
- a CDS encoding FAD-binding protein, with amino-acid sequence MTSILLPEAEAEIEAIVAEAASSNSPLAIHGGGTRDIGRPVQAARILSTQAMTGITLYEPSEMVIAARAGTKLAEIEATLKASRQRLPFEPIDWRPLLGTRGEPTLGGVTASNAAGPRRIQAGAARDHLIGIRAVTGRGETIKSGGRVMKNVTGYDLVKLMAGSWGTLGILTEVTYKVLPEAETETTLILEGLSAERAVEAMSMALGTPFEITGAAHIPGAPSQTLLRFEGFTASCAYRRDRLVAILKPFGAATAIEGDASQALWRPIADVTALGDAPGDAVWRISVKPSEGPAVGGRLETELGSSLLYDWGGGQIWASARDEGDAGAAIVRAAIAPGGHATLVRASPVTRAAVPVFEPQPAAVVAMAEKVRAEFDPAGVLNPGRMG; translated from the coding sequence ATGACCTCCATCCTCCTCCCCGAGGCCGAAGCCGAGATCGAGGCGATCGTTGCCGAGGCTGCCAGCTCGAACAGCCCGCTCGCCATTCACGGCGGCGGCACGCGCGACATCGGCCGGCCGGTGCAGGCCGCGCGCATTCTGTCGACTCAGGCCATGACCGGCATCACGCTCTACGAACCATCCGAGATGGTGATCGCGGCGCGCGCCGGCACGAAACTCGCCGAGATCGAGGCGACGCTGAAGGCGAGCCGCCAGCGTCTCCCCTTCGAGCCGATTGACTGGCGTCCGCTGCTCGGAACCAGGGGTGAGCCGACCCTCGGCGGCGTCACGGCCTCCAATGCCGCCGGTCCGCGCCGCATTCAGGCCGGAGCCGCGCGCGATCATCTGATCGGCATCCGTGCTGTCACCGGCCGCGGCGAGACGATCAAGTCCGGCGGCCGCGTCATGAAGAACGTCACGGGCTATGATCTCGTGAAGCTCATGGCCGGCTCCTGGGGCACGCTCGGCATCCTGACCGAGGTCACCTACAAGGTGTTGCCGGAGGCCGAGACCGAGACGACGCTAATCCTCGAAGGCCTTTCGGCGGAGCGCGCCGTCGAGGCCATGTCCATGGCGCTCGGTACGCCGTTCGAGATCACCGGAGCCGCCCACATTCCGGGCGCGCCCTCGCAAACCCTGCTGCGTTTCGAAGGCTTCACCGCCTCCTGCGCCTATCGCCGCGACCGCCTCGTCGCGATTTTGAAGCCGTTTGGCGCCGCGACCGCTATCGAGGGCGACGCCTCGCAGGCACTCTGGCGGCCGATCGCCGATGTGACGGCGCTTGGCGACGCGCCGGGCGATGCCGTCTGGCGGATTTCGGTCAAGCCGTCCGAAGGCCCGGCAGTGGGCGGGCGCCTCGAAACCGAACTCGGCAGCAGCCTGCTCTATGACTGGGGCGGCGGCCAGATCTGGGCTAGCGCCCGCGACGAAGGCGACGCCGGCGCGGCGATCGTTCGCGCCGCGATAGCGCCGGGCGGCCACGCGACGCTCGTCCGCGCCTCGCCGGTCACCCGCGCGGCGGTCCCGGTCTTCGAGCCTCAGCCAGCAGCGGTCGTCGCGATGGCCGAGAAGGTCCGCGCGGAGTTTGACCCCGCTGGTGTTCTCAATCCGGGGAGGATGGGGTGA
- a CDS encoding FAD-linked oxidase C-terminal domain-containing protein — protein MSAILMPKPDERVLARRDAIIAGLAALLPAASLITEEDERRAYETDALTAYRQIPLAVVLPQTTEEVSAVMKFLNAEGVKVVARGAGTSLAGGALPTADAVVLGVSKMNRILEIDTANRTIRVEAGVTNLGVSGAVNHLGFFYAPDPSSQLACTIAGNIAMNSGGAHCLKYGVTTNNVLGIKMVLVDGTVVEIGGAALDSAGYDLLGLMVGSEGQLGIVTEATLRILPIAEGARPMLMGFQSAEACGACVAAIIGSGIIPVAIEYMDRPAIKVCEAFAHAGYPLDVEALLIIEVEGSEAEIADLIGRITAIAAEFNPSTMKVSQSEAESAAIWKGRKSAFGAMGRIADYMCMDGTIPTGCLPQVLTGISDICAGYGLQVANIFHAGDGNLHPLVLFNANQPGELEKAEDAGADILKLCVEVGGCLTGEHGVGVEKRELMIHQFNKIDLDQQMRVKTALDPQWLLNPHKVFPLEGRPV, from the coding sequence ATGTCCGCCATTTTGATGCCGAAGCCCGATGAGCGCGTGCTAGCGCGGCGCGATGCGATCATCGCCGGCCTCGCTGCGCTGCTGCCTGCAGCCTCGCTGATCACCGAGGAGGACGAGCGCCGCGCCTATGAGACCGACGCGCTCACCGCCTATCGCCAGATCCCTCTCGCCGTCGTGCTTCCGCAGACGACCGAGGAAGTCTCGGCTGTGATGAAGTTCCTGAACGCCGAGGGCGTCAAGGTCGTGGCGCGCGGGGCCGGCACCTCGCTTGCCGGCGGCGCACTGCCGACGGCCGATGCCGTCGTGCTCGGCGTCTCCAAGATGAACCGCATCCTCGAAATCGACACCGCCAACCGCACCATCCGCGTCGAGGCCGGCGTCACCAATCTCGGCGTCTCCGGTGCCGTGAACCATCTCGGTTTCTTCTATGCGCCCGATCCGTCGAGCCAGCTCGCTTGCACCATCGCCGGCAATATCGCGATGAATTCCGGCGGCGCGCATTGCCTCAAATATGGCGTCACGACCAATAATGTCCTCGGCATCAAGATGGTGCTGGTCGACGGCACGGTGGTCGAGATCGGAGGCGCCGCGCTGGACAGCGCCGGCTATGATCTTCTCGGCCTCATGGTCGGATCCGAGGGCCAGCTCGGCATCGTCACCGAGGCGACATTGCGCATCCTGCCGATCGCCGAGGGAGCACGGCCGATGCTGATGGGTTTCCAGTCGGCGGAGGCCTGCGGCGCCTGCGTCGCCGCGATCATCGGCTCGGGCATCATCCCGGTCGCGATCGAATATATGGACCGCCCGGCCATCAAGGTCTGCGAGGCCTTTGCTCATGCCGGCTATCCGCTTGATGTCGAGGCGCTGCTCATCATCGAGGTGGAGGGCTCCGAAGCCGAGATCGCCGATCTCATCGGCAGGATCACGGCCATCGCCGCCGAGTTCAATCCTTCCACCATGAAGGTCTCGCAGTCCGAAGCCGAGAGCGCGGCAATCTGGAAGGGGCGCAAATCCGCCTTCGGCGCCATGGGCCGCATCGCTGACTATATGTGCATGGACGGCACCATCCCGACCGGCTGCCTGCCGCAGGTGCTGACCGGCATCTCCGATATCTGCGCCGGTTACGGGCTGCAGGTCGCCAACATCTTCCATGCGGGTGATGGAAATCTGCATCCGCTTGTCTTGTTCAACGCTAATCAGCCGGGCGAACTGGAAAAGGCGGAAGATGCTGGCGCCGACATATTGAAGCTCTGCGTCGAGGTCGGCGGCTGCCTGACCGGCGAGCACGGCGTCGGCGTCGAGAAGCGCGAACTGATGATCCACCAGTTCAACAAGATCGATCTGGACCAGCAGATGCGCGTCAAGACGGCGCTCGACCCGCAATGGCTGCTCAATCCGCACAAGGTGTTCCCGCTCGAAGGACGGCCGGTTTGA
- a CDS encoding LysR family transcriptional regulator — MSDFTDMEIFARVVTAGSLSAAGRELGLSPAVVSKRLKRLEDRLGTRLLQRTTRQIALTEAGRGFNERVVQILASIEEAEAYVGGRSAAARGTLKVSAPTSFGRLHIAPHLGPFLDANPGLTINLVLSDDFVDLVKEGVDVAIRIAELTDSSLVARRLAPNHRLLCATPGYLAIHGEPKTLADLSRHHLLATAGQDPWRLEGPQGPVTFHVEGRLKTHSNEVVREAVIAGLGIALRSTWDVGPELREGRLVHVLPAYRASRRVAVHAVYPSRRFLAAKVRLFIDFLASLYGEHPQWDEGLGTIIRE, encoded by the coding sequence ATGAGCGACTTTACCGACATGGAGATCTTCGCGCGCGTCGTGACTGCCGGCAGCCTGTCGGCGGCGGGGCGTGAACTCGGCTTGTCGCCGGCCGTCGTCTCCAAGCGGCTGAAGCGGCTGGAGGACCGGCTCGGCACGCGCTTGCTTCAACGCACGACGCGGCAGATCGCGCTGACCGAGGCCGGGCGCGGCTTCAACGAGCGCGTCGTGCAGATCCTCGCCTCGATCGAGGAGGCGGAAGCCTATGTCGGCGGGCGCTCCGCCGCCGCCCGTGGCACCCTCAAGGTTTCGGCCCCGACTTCGTTCGGCCGCCTGCATATCGCGCCGCATCTCGGCCCCTTCCTCGACGCCAATCCGGGGCTGACCATCAACCTTGTGCTCTCCGACGATTTCGTCGATCTGGTCAAGGAAGGTGTCGATGTCGCGATCCGCATCGCCGAACTGACCGATTCGAGCCTCGTGGCGCGGCGGCTGGCGCCCAACCATCGCCTGCTCTGCGCGACACCCGGCTATCTCGCCATCCATGGCGAGCCAAAGACGCTCGCCGATCTCTCGCGCCACCATCTGCTCGCCACCGCGGGGCAGGATCCCTGGCGCCTCGAAGGGCCGCAGGGGCCGGTGACGTTCCATGTCGAGGGACGGCTCAAGACCCATTCGAACGAGGTCGTGCGCGAGGCGGTGATCGCCGGCCTTGGGATTGCGCTGCGTTCGACATGGGATGTCGGGCCGGAACTGCGCGAAGGCCGGCTCGTCCATGTGCTGCCGGCCTATCGCGCCTCGCGCCGCGTCGCGGTCCATGCCGTCTATCCGAGCCGGCGCTTCCTGGCGGCGAAGGTGCGCCTCTTCATCGATTTTCTAGCCTCCCTCTATGGCGAGCACCCGCAATGGGACGAAGGGCTGGGCACAATTATCCGGGAATGA
- a CDS encoding nucleoside hydrolase, whose product MAKKLILDVDTGTDDAIAIMLAALHPELELVACTTVNGNTAVENCTDNSLRVVEYIGMPQIPVFEGLTRPLARRTFPVPRREGDQSSKIHGPTLPLPETTLKKQATGAVEFLIETYRAATDEIALVPVGPLSNIAAALALDPKFVDNVPEVVIMGGAHGWGNVTAAAEFNIWADPEAAAMVFQAGFRKITLVPLDATYQASLSSQNSATLEGLGTPAGKAASLFINHRIAAYDAVQPLPGGGHAPIHDALAVASLIRPEVITTKFLHVDVETAGTLTVGRTVIDTQVRTEAFRRKAPNCHVAFDADRDLFFALLKEAFSRTA is encoded by the coding sequence ATGGCCAAGAAGCTTATCCTCGACGTCGACACCGGAACGGACGACGCGATCGCCATCATGCTCGCGGCGTTGCATCCCGAACTGGAACTGGTGGCCTGCACCACGGTCAACGGCAACACGGCGGTCGAGAACTGCACGGACAACTCGCTACGGGTGGTCGAGTATATCGGCATGCCGCAAATCCCCGTCTTCGAGGGCCTCACGCGGCCGCTGGCGCGCCGCACATTCCCGGTGCCGCGCCGCGAGGGCGACCAGTCGAGCAAGATCCATGGTCCGACGCTGCCGCTGCCCGAGACAACCCTGAAGAAGCAAGCGACGGGCGCCGTCGAATTCCTGATCGAAACCTATCGCGCCGCGACCGACGAGATCGCGCTGGTGCCGGTCGGGCCGCTCAGCAACATCGCCGCGGCGCTCGCACTCGATCCGAAATTCGTCGACAACGTGCCCGAGGTCGTGATCATGGGCGGCGCCCATGGCTGGGGCAATGTCACGGCGGCGGCCGAATTCAACATCTGGGCCGATCCCGAAGCGGCGGCGATGGTGTTCCAGGCCGGCTTCCGCAAGATCACGCTGGTGCCGCTCGACGCGACCTACCAGGCCTCGCTCTCCTCCCAGAACAGCGCCACGCTGGAGGGTCTCGGCACGCCGGCCGGCAAGGCGGCGTCCTTGTTCATCAATCACCGCATCGCCGCCTATGACGCCGTGCAGCCGCTGCCCGGCGGTGGCCATGCACCGATCCATGACGCGCTCGCCGTCGCCTCGCTGATCCGTCCCGAGGTGATCACGACCAAGTTCCTGCATGTGGATGTCGAGACCGCCGGAACCCTGACCGTCGGGCGCACCGTGATCGACACGCAGGTCCGCACGGAAGCATTCCGCCGCAAGGCACCGAACTGCCATGTCGCCTTCGACGCCGATCGCGACCTGTTCTTCGCGCTCTTGAAGGAAGCGTTCTCGCGGACCGCCTGA